The following are encoded in a window of Sphingobium sp. AP49 genomic DNA:
- a CDS encoding SemiSWEET family transporter, with the protein MAGHLDERTLRVVGWFATITCILMYGAYLDQIRMNLAGDKGSVIQPLATVLNTCLWAAYGWLHKEKDWPIIVANVPGIILGAVCLYTAL; encoded by the coding sequence ATGGCAGGGCATCTGGACGAACGGACGCTGCGGGTGGTCGGCTGGTTTGCCACCATCACCTGCATCCTCATGTATGGCGCCTATCTCGACCAGATCCGGATGAACCTGGCGGGCGACAAGGGATCGGTGATCCAGCCGCTGGCGACGGTGCTCAATACCTGCCTGTGGGCGGCCTATGGCTGGCTGCACAAGGAAAAGGACTGGCCGATCATCGTGGCCAATGTGCCCGGCATCATCCTGGGCGCGGTCTGCCTTTATACCGCATTATAG
- a CDS encoding YdeI/OmpD-associated family protein, which produces MPTEPRIDAYIARQADFARPILLHIRALMHAASPDIGEALKWSMPFFTYRDQNLANMAAFKGHAAFGFWHDKVGRAGASDDAMGQFGRLTALSDLPPDDEIAALISQAIALIDAGDRPRTGPKAPKSPLPVPPAFATALAANPAAATVWAAFPPGKIRDYCEWIIDAKTDATRDKRIAQAVAWIAEGKGRNWKYETR; this is translated from the coding sequence ATGCCCACCGAACCCAGGATCGACGCCTATATCGCCCGCCAGGCCGATTTCGCCCGTCCGATCCTCCTCCACATCCGCGCACTCATGCACGCCGCATCGCCCGACATCGGCGAAGCCCTCAAATGGAGCATGCCCTTCTTCACCTACCGGGATCAGAATCTCGCCAACATGGCTGCCTTCAAGGGCCATGCCGCCTTCGGTTTCTGGCATGACAAGGTAGGGCGTGCGGGCGCCAGCGACGACGCCATGGGCCAGTTCGGCCGCCTCACCGCCCTTTCAGACCTGCCGCCGGACGACGAAATCGCCGCGCTGATCAGCCAGGCGATTGCGCTGATCGACGCCGGCGACCGCCCCCGCACCGGGCCAAAGGCGCCCAAATCACCTTTGCCCGTTCCTCCCGCCTTCGCCACTGCGCTCGCCGCCAATCCGGCCGCCGCTACCGTCTGGGCCGCTTTCCCGCCCGGCAAGATCCGCGACTATTGCGAATGGATCATCGATGCGAAGACCGACGCCACCCGCGACAAGCGCATCGCGCAGGCTGTCGCCTGGATTGCCGAAGGCAAGGGCCGCAACTGGAAATATGAAACGCGCTGA
- a CDS encoding polyhydroxyalkanoic acid system family protein — MDIDIPHDLGQAEAKRRIEQGLPKLEQHIPGGGTLSATWPSDDVLEMEISAMAQTIPVRLVVEADRVRGTVSIPMFLKMMSGPISDFIKTSATKMLSKPA, encoded by the coding sequence ATGGATATCGACATTCCCCATGACCTGGGCCAGGCCGAAGCGAAGCGGCGGATCGAGCAGGGGCTGCCGAAGCTGGAGCAGCATATCCCGGGCGGCGGCACGCTGAGCGCGACATGGCCATCCGACGATGTGCTGGAGATGGAGATCAGCGCGATGGCGCAGACCATACCGGTGCGGCTGGTGGTGGAGGCGGATCGAGTCCGTGGCACCGTGTCGATCCCGATGTTCCTGAAGATGATGTCGGGTCCGATTTCCGATTTCATCAAGACCAGCGCGACCAAGATGCTGAGCAAGCCAGCCTGA
- a CDS encoding L-lactate dehydrogenase gives MAVRFDKVAIIGAGHVGATAAYALMLRGLFTDIVLIDADSARAQAEALDIADANALARPAHVRHGDYAEAGDAAIVVITAGASPQGEESRLSVAGRSAAIVADCARRVAEAGFAGVMIVASNPVDAMAQVAQRASGLPTGQVIGTGTLLDSARFRRRLADRLGVAPVSVEGMVLGEHGDSEVAVFSGVRIGGVALDQLRDGAMLDRAELARETMRAGYAIAHGKGHTSYGVATAIVRLCEAVRRDEQVVLPVSTLAQGACGVAGVYLSLPCVIGALGVARVLAPELDAREADALRRSATILRGIMAELDGQG, from the coding sequence ATGGCGGTTCGGTTCGACAAGGTTGCGATCATCGGGGCCGGCCATGTCGGTGCCACGGCCGCCTATGCGCTGATGCTGCGCGGGCTGTTTACGGACATCGTGCTGATTGATGCGGACAGTGCGCGGGCGCAGGCGGAGGCGCTGGACATTGCCGACGCCAATGCGCTGGCGCGGCCGGCCCATGTCCGGCACGGCGACTATGCCGAAGCGGGCGATGCGGCGATCGTCGTGATCACGGCGGGGGCGAGCCCGCAGGGCGAGGAAAGCCGGCTGTCGGTCGCCGGGCGCAGCGCCGCCATCGTGGCGGACTGTGCGCGGCGGGTGGCGGAAGCGGGCTTTGCCGGGGTGATGATCGTCGCGTCCAACCCGGTCGATGCGATGGCGCAGGTGGCGCAGCGCGCGTCGGGCCTGCCGACGGGACAGGTGATCGGGACCGGGACGCTGCTGGACAGTGCGCGCTTTCGCCGGCGGCTGGCCGACCGGCTGGGCGTGGCGCCGGTGTCGGTCGAGGGCATGGTGCTGGGCGAGCATGGCGATAGCGAGGTGGCGGTCTTTTCGGGGGTGCGGATCGGTGGGGTGGCGCTGGACCAGTTGCGTGATGGTGCGATGCTCGATCGGGCGGAACTGGCGCGGGAGACGATGCGCGCCGGCTATGCCATCGCCCATGGCAAGGGCCACACATCCTATGGCGTGGCGACCGCGATCGTGCGGCTGTGCGAGGCGGTACGGCGCGACGAGCAGGTGGTGCTGCCGGTGTCGACGCTGGCGCAGGGCGCGTGCGGGGTGGCGGGCGTCTATCTGAGCCTGCCCTGTGTGATCGGGGCGTTGGGCGTGGCGCGGGTGCTGGCCCCCGAACTGGACGCGCGGGAGGCGGATGCGCTGCGTAGGTCGGCCACGATCCTGCGCGGGATCATGGCCGAACTGGACGGGCAGGGATGA
- a CDS encoding CoA ester lyase → MQLRHARSLLFLPASNPRAVAKARTLACDMVILDLEDAVPDADKAAALDAAVEAVGEGFGAKLMAVRINVEGMPSHGAEMVALKRTAADYVVLPKVENAKQVKDVYSVAQKPVIAMIESAKGVLAAPGIAAGEGCAALFVGTNDLRKDLGIPPSAGRAGLAHVLQSVVLAARAAGIAVFDGVFNRLDDEAGLEAECAEGHGFGFDGKTLIHPGQVPVANQAFGPDVQAVADARRLIEAATGGAERFEGRMIEAMHVDEARALVARAEAVGQ, encoded by the coding sequence ATGCAGTTGCGCCACGCTCGATCCCTGCTGTTCCTGCCCGCGTCCAATCCGCGCGCGGTGGCCAAGGCGCGCACGCTGGCGTGCGACATGGTGATCCTCGACCTGGAGGATGCGGTGCCCGACGCGGACAAGGCGGCGGCGCTCGACGCGGCGGTCGAGGCCGTGGGCGAGGGCTTTGGGGCCAAGCTGATGGCGGTGCGGATCAATGTCGAGGGGATGCCGTCGCATGGGGCCGAGATGGTGGCATTGAAGCGCACCGCGGCCGACTATGTGGTGCTGCCCAAGGTCGAGAATGCCAAGCAGGTCAAGGACGTCTATTCGGTCGCGCAGAAGCCGGTGATCGCGATGATCGAGAGCGCCAAGGGCGTGCTGGCCGCGCCGGGAATCGCAGCGGGCGAAGGCTGTGCCGCTTTGTTCGTGGGCACCAATGACCTGCGCAAGGATCTTGGCATTCCGCCGTCGGCCGGGCGGGCGGGGCTGGCCCATGTGCTGCAGAGCGTGGTGCTGGCGGCGCGGGCGGCGGGGATCGCGGTGTTCGACGGTGTGTTCAACCGGCTGGACGACGAGGCGGGGCTGGAGGCGGAATGCGCCGAGGGCCATGGCTTTGGCTTTGACGGCAAAACGCTGATCCATCCCGGGCAGGTGCCGGTGGCGAACCAGGCGTTCGGCCCGGACGTGCAGGCGGTGGCGGACGCGCGCCGGCTGATCGAGGCGGCGACCGGCGGGGCCGAGCGCTTCGAGGGGCGGATGATCGAGGCGATGCATGTCGACGAGGCGCGGGCGCTGGTGGCGCGGGCCGAGGCGGTCGGGCAATAG